A part of Micromonospora chersina genomic DNA contains:
- a CDS encoding GNAT family N-acetyltransferase, whose translation MSLPTPTLHTTRLRLRPFDEADADDLFALHSNAHVLRYWDAPPWRDRVRSERFITACRQMAQEGTGARLAVDRASDGAFLGWCGLTRWNPDYRSASLGYCYGEAAWGHGYGTEAARALLGWAFDTLDLNRVQAETDTRNVASARVLEKLGFVREGTLREDCVVNGEVSDSWVYGLLRREWRPR comes from the coding sequence ATGTCGCTACCCACCCCCACGCTGCACACCACGCGCCTTCGACTGCGCCCCTTCGACGAGGCGGACGCGGACGACCTCTTCGCGCTGCACAGCAACGCCCACGTGCTGCGCTACTGGGACGCGCCGCCGTGGCGCGACCGCGTGCGCTCCGAGCGGTTCATCACGGCCTGCCGGCAGATGGCGCAGGAGGGCACCGGGGCGCGGCTGGCCGTGGACCGTGCCTCCGACGGGGCGTTCCTCGGCTGGTGCGGCCTGACCCGGTGGAATCCGGACTACCGCAGCGCATCGCTGGGCTACTGCTACGGCGAGGCGGCGTGGGGCCACGGCTACGGGACGGAGGCCGCGCGTGCCCTGCTGGGGTGGGCGTTCGACACGCTGGACCTGAACCGCGTCCAGGCGGAGACCGACACACGCAACGTGGCATCCGCCCGGGTGCTGGAGAAGCTCGGGTTCGTGCGGGAAGGGACGTTGCGCGAGGACTGCGTCGTGAACGGCGAGGTCTCCGACTCGTGGGTCTACGGGCTGCTCCGGAGGGAGTGGCGGCCTCGTTAG
- a CDS encoding aminoglycoside phosphotransferase family protein, translating into MRPGEIVVAAEQVRALIDEQFPEWSDLPIVPQPLNGTDNALFRLGDSLTARLPRAPWALDQVTTDATWLPRLAPHLPVPVPVPVAVGRPGGDYPWPWTVVPWLDGRNPEAGEDLVDLAVDLAGFVRAMMAIDPMGGPVKQGIQRGVPLMQRDELTRRSIAALGDRIDGRAVTAAWDEAMAADEWPGPPVWLHGDLLEGNLLVDRGRLTGVIDFGGLGRGDPAVEVRPAWSLFDARARAAYREALGFDEATWVRGWAWMLSGSVYWLADLWDSISEDDREDTIRHIDHIVRHRHD; encoded by the coding sequence ATGCGCCCTGGAGAGATCGTCGTCGCTGCCGAGCAGGTACGCGCCCTGATCGACGAGCAGTTCCCCGAATGGTCGGACCTGCCGATAGTTCCGCAGCCGCTGAACGGCACCGACAACGCGCTGTTCCGCCTGGGTGATTCCCTGACGGCACGACTGCCACGGGCGCCGTGGGCGCTCGACCAGGTGACGACCGACGCGACCTGGCTGCCACGGCTGGCGCCGCACCTGCCGGTGCCGGTGCCGGTGCCCGTCGCGGTCGGCCGGCCGGGCGGGGACTATCCGTGGCCGTGGACTGTCGTCCCGTGGCTGGACGGTCGCAACCCGGAAGCCGGGGAGGACCTCGTCGACCTCGCCGTCGATCTCGCCGGCTTCGTGCGCGCGATGATGGCGATCGACCCGATGGGCGGGCCGGTCAAGCAGGGGATTCAGCGCGGCGTACCCCTGATGCAGCGGGACGAGTTGACCCGCCGGTCGATCGCGGCGCTCGGCGACCGGATCGACGGGCGGGCGGTGACCGCGGCGTGGGACGAGGCGATGGCGGCGGACGAGTGGCCCGGACCGCCGGTCTGGCTGCACGGTGATCTCCTGGAAGGCAACCTGCTGGTCGACCGGGGCAGGCTCACCGGGGTGATCGACTTCGGTGGTCTCGGCCGCGGCGATCCGGCGGTCGAGGTGCGGCCGGCCTGGAGCCTGTTCGACGCCCGCGCGCGGGCCGCCTACCGGGAGGCGCTCGGGTTCGACGAGGCGACCTGGGTGCGCGGGTGGGCCTGGATGCTGTCGGGCTCGGTCTACTGGCTGGCGGACCTCTGGGACTCGATCAGCGAGGACGACCGCGAGGACACGATCCGCCACATCGACCACATCGTGCGTCACCGCCACGACTGA
- the mraY gene encoding phospho-N-acetylmuramoyl-pentapeptide-transferase: MRAVIVAAAVAFIISLLGTPVAIRVFTALKAGQPIRSIGLASNEGKTGTPAMGGVVFIVATVLAYVAGHLALTTLPERQIAQEGPTMTALVLLGLFVFCGAVGFFDDLLKVLRRNSDGLSAKGKLLGQAIVAVGFGIAALYVPSTNGQTVASEHISLIRDISWLDVGKVGAVMVFVFVITAMSNGVNLTDGLDGLATGASILVLGAYALIGFWQYRHWCADGAYARANEYCYQVRDPLEIAMIAAAAAAACVGFLWWNASPARIFMGDVGALGLGGLIGGLAVVTRTTLLSIMIGGLFVIITTTWVIQIVSFRTTGRRVFRMVPLHHHFELAGWSEVNIVVRFWIVAGVCVAVGLGLFYSDFLAAVG, translated from the coding sequence GTGAGGGCGGTCATCGTCGCGGCCGCCGTCGCGTTCATCATCTCCCTGCTCGGGACGCCGGTGGCGATTCGCGTCTTCACCGCGCTCAAGGCCGGCCAGCCGATCCGGTCCATCGGGCTCGCCAGCAACGAGGGGAAGACGGGTACGCCCGCGATGGGCGGAGTCGTTTTCATCGTGGCGACCGTCCTCGCCTACGTCGCCGGGCATCTCGCGCTGACCACGCTGCCCGAGCGGCAGATCGCGCAGGAGGGGCCGACCATGACGGCCCTGGTGCTGCTCGGGCTGTTCGTCTTCTGCGGCGCGGTCGGCTTCTTCGACGACCTCCTCAAGGTGCTCCGGCGCAACTCCGACGGGCTGTCCGCCAAAGGCAAGCTGCTCGGCCAGGCGATCGTCGCCGTCGGGTTCGGCATCGCCGCGCTCTACGTACCGAGCACGAACGGTCAGACCGTGGCCAGCGAGCACATCTCCCTCATCCGCGACATCAGCTGGCTGGACGTCGGCAAGGTCGGCGCGGTCATGGTCTTCGTCTTCGTGATCACGGCGATGTCGAACGGCGTGAACCTCACCGACGGCCTCGACGGCCTGGCCACCGGCGCGTCGATCCTGGTGCTCGGCGCGTACGCGCTGATCGGCTTCTGGCAGTACCGGCACTGGTGCGCCGACGGCGCGTACGCCCGCGCGAACGAGTACTGCTACCAGGTCCGGGATCCCCTGGAGATCGCCATGATCGCGGCGGCGGCGGCCGCCGCCTGCGTGGGCTTCCTCTGGTGGAACGCGTCCCCGGCGCGGATCTTCATGGGTGACGTGGGCGCGCTCGGGCTCGGCGGCCTGATCGGCGGGCTCGCCGTGGTGACCCGCACGACGCTGCTCTCGATCATGATCGGCGGGCTCTTCGTCATCATCACGACGACCTGGGTGATCCAGATCGTCTCGTTCCGGACCACCGGTAGACGGGTCTTCCGGATGGTGCCGTTGCACCACCACTTCGAGTTGGCCGGATGGAGCGAGGTCAACATCGTGGTCCGGTTCTGGATCGTGGCCGGCGTCTGCGTGGCGGTCGGCCTGGGCCTGTTCTACTCGGATTTCCTGGCGGCCGTTGGATAA
- the sigJ gene encoding RNA polymerase sigma factor SigJ, protein MPLTVDDVDRFELSRPRLEAIAYRLLGSADEAQDAVQETFLRWQAADLARVEVPEAWLTKVLTNLCLNQLTSARSRRETYVGRWLPEPLLAGDPMLGPADTAEQRESVSYAVLTLMERLSPNERAVYVLREAFDYPHRDIAEILDITEAASQQIFHRAKKHVAYGKARTEVDQAAARRIVEEFLAAATSGRTDELVRLLTTDAISVGDGGGKVPARTRAFEGAVAVAKFLWGLFKPAEAKRAVVGGAPEIYAWTANGEPAVVAVVEGRVVAIMCLEVTADGIAACRTQANPGKLARATEQWAACNHGKPLLAM, encoded by the coding sequence ATGCCCTTGACGGTGGATGACGTCGACCGATTCGAGCTGTCGAGGCCCCGTCTGGAGGCCATCGCCTACCGTCTCCTCGGCTCCGCGGACGAGGCGCAGGACGCCGTGCAGGAGACGTTCCTGCGCTGGCAGGCCGCCGACCTCGCCCGCGTCGAGGTCCCCGAGGCTTGGCTGACGAAGGTACTCACCAACCTGTGCCTCAACCAGCTCACCTCCGCGCGGTCACGCCGCGAGACCTACGTGGGCCGGTGGCTTCCCGAGCCGCTGCTCGCGGGTGACCCGATGCTCGGCCCGGCCGACACCGCCGAGCAGCGCGAATCGGTGTCGTACGCGGTCCTCACCCTCATGGAGCGCCTGTCCCCCAACGAGCGGGCCGTGTACGTGCTGCGCGAGGCCTTCGACTACCCGCACCGGGACATCGCCGAGATCCTCGACATCACCGAGGCCGCCAGCCAGCAGATCTTTCACCGGGCCAAGAAGCATGTCGCGTACGGCAAGGCCCGCACCGAGGTCGACCAGGCCGCCGCCCGGCGGATCGTCGAGGAGTTCCTCGCGGCCGCCACCAGTGGGCGGACCGATGAGCTCGTACGCCTGCTCACCACGGACGCCATCTCCGTCGGCGACGGCGGAGGGAAGGTTCCGGCGCGCACCAGGGCGTTCGAGGGAGCCGTCGCGGTCGCGAAGTTCCTGTGGGGCCTGTTCAAGCCCGCCGAGGCCAAGCGCGCCGTCGTCGGCGGCGCGCCGGAGATCTACGCCTGGACCGCCAATGGCGAACCCGCCGTTGTGGCCGTCGTGGAAGGCCGGGTCGTCGCCATCATGTGCCTGGAGGTCACCGCCGACGGCATCGCTGCCTGCCGCACCCAGGCCAATCCCGGCAAGCTCGCACGCGCGACCGAGCAATGGGCGGCGTGCAACCACGGGAAGCCCCTGCTCGCGATGTGA
- a CDS encoding NAD-dependent epimerase/dehydratase family protein, translated as MRVLVAGATGAMGKELVPRLVAAGHEVFAMIRSDSNKARAAQLGAVPVIADALDRAQVEAAVREAAPEVIVNQLTAIGHVDTRHFDRSFAATNRLRIEGNDNLLAAARATGVRRFVAQSNGAFTYARTGGPVKNEQDSLDRAPVSQMAPMIAAIEHLEKAVLNATWTEGIVLRYGAFYGPGTSMAPGSAQLEMIRKRKFPVVGDGGGVWSFIHIADAAEATVAAVENGGRGVYNIVDDDPAPVAEWLPELAAMLGAKKPMRVPRFVGRLAAGEAGVVLMTELRGASNAKAKRELHWHPKHPTWRQGFQMVP; from the coding sequence ATGAGAGTGCTGGTGGCAGGAGCGACCGGAGCCATGGGCAAGGAACTGGTGCCGCGTCTGGTCGCTGCCGGACACGAGGTGTTCGCCATGATCCGCAGCGACTCCAACAAGGCCAGGGCGGCACAGCTGGGCGCGGTACCGGTCATCGCCGATGCGCTGGACCGCGCCCAGGTCGAGGCGGCCGTACGCGAGGCGGCCCCGGAGGTGATCGTCAACCAGCTGACGGCCATCGGGCACGTCGACACCCGCCACTTCGACCGCAGCTTCGCCGCCACCAACCGCCTGCGGATCGAGGGCAACGACAACCTCCTCGCGGCGGCACGCGCCACAGGAGTACGACGGTTCGTCGCCCAGAGCAACGGCGCGTTCACCTACGCGCGCACCGGCGGGCCGGTCAAGAACGAACAAGACTCCCTCGACCGCGCTCCGGTCAGCCAGATGGCCCCGATGATCGCCGCGATCGAGCACCTGGAAAAGGCCGTGCTGAACGCCACCTGGACCGAAGGGATCGTGCTGCGCTACGGCGCGTTCTACGGGCCCGGCACCTCCATGGCGCCAGGTTCAGCGCAGCTGGAGATGATCCGCAAGCGCAAGTTCCCGGTCGTCGGTGACGGCGGCGGGGTCTGGTCCTTCATCCACATCGCCGACGCCGCCGAGGCCACGGTCGCAGCGGTGGAGAACGGCGGCCGGGGTGTCTACAACATCGTCGATGACGACCCCGCCCCGGTCGCGGAATGGCTGCCCGAACTGGCAGCGATGCTGGGCGCCAAGAAGCCGATGCGCGTGCCGCGATTCGTCGGGCGGCTGGCCGCCGGAGAGGCCGGCGTCGTGCTCATGACCGAACTGCGCGGCGCATCCAACGCCAAGGCCAAGCGCGAACTGCACTGGCACCCGAAACACCCCACCTGGCGCCAGGGCTTCCAGATGGTGCCGTGA
- a CDS encoding VOC family protein, which translates to MTEEPGDRSALSGDTVPAASPVISVMLIVPDADAAVAWYRTALGATELWNLGGVAGLEISGAPFYLHQVNPENPGETSPGQAGVTSTRIEVFIDDPDTFVERAVAAGAVAGAAVEDHRVPWGTHRQGGFTDPFGHHWSVGDKSPLSSFPR; encoded by the coding sequence ATGACCGAGGAACCGGGAGATCGTTCCGCCCTGTCCGGCGACACGGTGCCCGCCGCATCGCCAGTGATCTCTGTGATGTTGATCGTCCCCGATGCGGACGCCGCGGTCGCCTGGTACCGGACTGCACTGGGTGCGACGGAGCTATGGAACCTTGGTGGCGTGGCCGGCCTTGAGATCAGCGGCGCACCCTTCTACCTCCACCAGGTCAATCCCGAGAATCCTGGAGAGACCAGCCCCGGCCAGGCGGGGGTCACGAGCACCCGCATCGAGGTGTTCATCGATGACCCCGACACCTTCGTCGAGCGCGCCGTCGCGGCTGGCGCAGTCGCCGGAGCGGCAGTCGAGGATCACCGCGTGCCCTGGGGGACGCACCGTCAGGGTGGCTTCACGGACCCGTTCGGTCACCACTGGTCCGTGGGCGACAAGTCACCCCTGAGCTCGTTCCCACGTTGA
- a CDS encoding DUF4041 domain-containing protein, producing MTHLRAELERLRVEMNRLGVLPAVELEQYRERLRREIAEQAAAGQAQKADLDRRLRELRQQVVVTEETALLQEAGVYQYRHPLSDAVAYQAALAELQGQIKSMTQREGGAVLAATGWTVNGSAAEGRVMLRDFSKLMLRAYNAEADNLVRGLKPYKLDSAVERLGKVASTIAKLGKTMHIRISEDYHRLRVRELELTADYQAKVAEEKEREREEKARLREERRLQQEIERERARLDKERQHYANALAALQAKGDVDGAAQMQERLAQIDTAIEDVDYRAANVRAGYVYVISNLGAFGEKMVKIGMTRRLDPLNRVKELSDASVPFNFDVHALFFSDDAVGIEAKMHARLADRRVNLINQRREFFYATPHEAKEHLLELTGSLLQYEEIPEALEYRQSLTQAKSR from the coding sequence GTGACGCATCTGCGGGCGGAGCTGGAGCGGCTCCGTGTGGAGATGAACCGTCTTGGTGTGCTGCCGGCGGTCGAGCTGGAGCAGTATCGAGAGCGGTTGAGGCGCGAGATCGCGGAGCAGGCTGCAGCGGGTCAGGCGCAGAAGGCGGATCTGGATCGCCGGTTGCGTGAGCTTCGTCAGCAGGTCGTGGTGACCGAGGAGACGGCGCTGCTGCAGGAGGCCGGCGTCTACCAGTATCGACATCCCCTGTCAGACGCGGTCGCCTACCAGGCCGCTCTGGCTGAGCTGCAGGGCCAGATCAAGAGCATGACCCAGCGGGAAGGCGGAGCGGTCCTCGCCGCGACTGGCTGGACGGTGAACGGTTCCGCGGCCGAGGGGCGGGTGATGCTGCGGGACTTCTCCAAGCTGATGCTGCGGGCCTACAACGCCGAGGCGGACAACCTGGTCCGCGGCCTAAAGCCCTACAAGCTCGACTCGGCCGTCGAGCGCCTGGGCAAGGTGGCCTCCACCATCGCCAAGCTGGGCAAGACGATGCACATCCGCATCTCGGAGGACTACCACCGACTGCGGGTTCGCGAATTGGAGCTTACGGCCGACTACCAAGCGAAGGTCGCCGAGGAGAAGGAGCGTGAGCGAGAGGAAAAAGCGCGACTGCGGGAGGAGCGACGGCTTCAGCAGGAGATCGAACGCGAGCGTGCCCGCCTCGACAAGGAGCGCCAGCACTACGCCAACGCCCTCGCCGCGCTGCAGGCCAAGGGCGACGTCGACGGCGCCGCCCAGATGCAGGAGCGGCTGGCGCAGATCGACACCGCGATCGAGGACGTGGACTACCGGGCCGCCAACGTGCGCGCCGGCTACGTGTACGTCATCTCAAACCTCGGAGCGTTCGGCGAGAAGATGGTGAAGATCGGCATGACCCGGCGCCTCGACCCGCTCAACAGGGTGAAGGAACTCAGCGACGCCTCAGTACCGTTCAACTTCGACGTGCACGCCCTGTTCTTCTCCGACGACGCCGTCGGCATCGAAGCCAAGATGCACGCCCGCCTGGCCGATCGCCGAGTCAACCTCATCAACCAGCGACGCGAGTTCTTCTACGCCACGCCACACGAGGCCAAGGAACACCTGCTCGAGCTGACAGGCAGCCTGCTGCAGTACGAAGAGATTCCCGAGGCGCTCGAATACCGGCAGAGCCTGACCCAGGCCAAGAGCCGATGA
- a CDS encoding GDSL-type esterase/lipase family protein gives MLTVAGSSVASAAPSDRVLILGSSVTGGTSSVEAQEVVALGLTPVVADDATWTAMSTADFATYRALVIGDPTCESTPPLAAVSTTSVWGPAVSGNILINGTDPVFHASQGGAELTQRTIDYAVADSTKTGLYVSLSCYYHDTAPHTAVPLLDAIQPGGFTVTGVGCYNTAHIVATHPALDRLTDDTLSNWSCSVHEAFDAWPPGFTVLALAQDFGAAYTASDGTIGTPYILAAGGGLKSFPLSVTPAIQDRAVGDQATITAQLLDSGTKAPVVGQKLSARVYSGPSAGTSLSCSPSDCLTSNDGRVAFTFTGRGTGTDAFQVWVDTNGDGSPTAGEAQTTASVAWKTSSGSGVIVSFGDSIAAGEGSGPHSGYPNNAAAYSARIASRLGWSSYNFAISGACAATSGKGGVWGTPSECTKSIIADQIPAAAAMNLKPSLVTVTVGANDIRFADCIQQVLGLASSSPCSGKTFDDHLQALKLNLGMALAKIRDLYGSDVPIVVTRYFSPMPGYVSDAKDVCPTMPALALAKVYTEKGAKAAVWAVRDLNNRARDYQASVSDKTLAVVGKLNNTLTKTATPFKATMVGLNFSGHDFCTDYDGRSDSWVLAPQVSVFASYYGAGGASFERELRPAHRCVVTPSCDTNTMFVDKSGDWNGQHWTFILSFWSNDFPHLTKPGHEAVASRIIEALSLQ, from the coding sequence ATGTTGACTGTGGCGGGCTCATCGGTCGCCAGTGCCGCACCGAGCGACCGAGTCTTGATCCTCGGATCATCGGTTACTGGTGGGACTAGCAGCGTCGAGGCTCAGGAAGTGGTTGCTCTCGGCCTCACCCCGGTCGTCGCCGACGACGCGACGTGGACTGCAATGTCCACCGCAGATTTCGCCACATACCGCGCCCTTGTGATTGGTGACCCCACCTGCGAGTCAACTCCGCCCCTAGCAGCTGTCTCAACTACGTCGGTTTGGGGGCCCGCCGTCAGTGGCAACATCTTGATCAATGGAACGGATCCGGTTTTTCATGCAAGCCAGGGCGGGGCAGAGCTGACGCAACGCACGATCGACTACGCGGTCGCTGACTCGACGAAGACGGGGCTGTACGTCAGTTTGTCGTGCTATTACCACGACACCGCGCCACACACGGCAGTGCCGCTTCTCGACGCCATCCAGCCGGGAGGATTCACGGTTACAGGTGTCGGCTGCTACAACACGGCACATATCGTCGCCACACACCCAGCCTTGGACCGACTTACCGACGACACGCTGTCGAACTGGAGTTGCTCGGTCCATGAGGCATTCGACGCCTGGCCGCCCGGATTCACCGTTCTTGCCTTGGCCCAGGATTTTGGCGCGGCCTACACCGCGAGCGACGGGACGATCGGCACGCCATACATCCTCGCTGCAGGCGGCGGTCTGAAGTCCTTCCCCTTATCGGTCACGCCTGCCATCCAGGACCGCGCGGTCGGCGACCAGGCGACGATTACGGCTCAACTGTTGGATAGTGGCACCAAAGCTCCGGTGGTTGGCCAGAAGCTATCGGCGAGGGTCTACTCAGGCCCATCGGCAGGCACCTCCCTCTCTTGCTCACCCAGTGACTGCTTGACATCAAACGACGGCAGAGTCGCGTTCACGTTCACCGGCCGAGGCACGGGAACCGATGCCTTCCAGGTGTGGGTGGACACAAACGGCGATGGATCTCCCACAGCCGGCGAGGCACAAACCACGGCGTCGGTGGCATGGAAGACGTCGTCGGGAAGCGGTGTCATCGTGTCGTTTGGTGACTCCATTGCGGCTGGCGAAGGCTCGGGGCCACACAGCGGATACCCAAACAATGCAGCTGCATATAGTGCTCGGATCGCCTCTCGCCTCGGCTGGAGTTCCTACAACTTCGCGATTAGCGGGGCTTGCGCGGCAACCAGCGGGAAGGGCGGCGTGTGGGGCACGCCAAGCGAATGCACAAAGTCCATCATAGCTGACCAAATCCCGGCCGCGGCAGCTATGAACCTCAAGCCCAGCCTCGTGACAGTTACCGTGGGTGCAAATGACATCCGGTTTGCCGACTGCATTCAGCAGGTCCTTGGGCTTGCTTCAAGCTCACCGTGTAGTGGAAAGACGTTTGATGATCATCTGCAAGCGCTGAAGCTGAACCTTGGAATGGCCCTGGCGAAGATCCGCGATCTATATGGCTCAGATGTGCCTATCGTTGTAACTCGATACTTCTCCCCAATGCCGGGCTACGTGTCCGATGCCAAGGACGTCTGCCCGACCATGCCAGCCCTAGCATTGGCCAAGGTCTACACTGAGAAAGGTGCCAAGGCGGCTGTCTGGGCCGTACGCGACTTGAATAACCGAGCACGCGATTATCAAGCCTCGGTCTCGGACAAGACGCTCGCGGTCGTCGGAAAGCTCAACAACACGCTCACGAAGACCGCCACGCCCTTCAAGGCCACCATGGTCGGTCTGAACTTCTCAGGCCACGACTTCTGCACTGATTACGACGGTCGCAGCGACTCATGGGTCCTGGCGCCACAAGTTAGCGTCTTCGCGTCGTACTACGGCGCCGGTGGAGCTTCTTTCGAACGGGAACTGAGGCCGGCCCACCGTTGTGTCGTCACACCGTCTTGCGACACCAACACCATGTTTGTAGACAAGAGCGGAGACTGGAATGGCCAGCACTGGACTTTCATTCTAAGCTTCTGGTCAAACGACTTTCCCCACCTGACAAAGCCAGGACATGAAGCTGTTGCGTCGCGGATTATCGAGGCGCTTTCGCTCCAGTGA
- a CDS encoding MFS transporter, which produces MLALLGVAQFMLILDVTVVAIALPHIGTDLGLARDTLTWVVSAYTLMFGGLMLLGGRAADLFGARRVVLLGLLVFTAASLITGLAPGAALLIGGRVAQGVGAAMLSPAALSVLTRTFHGDERNKALGIWSALGGTGSAIGVLLGGVLTAGPGWQWVFYINVPIGLIVLVALARMLPAHLPPTTRARLDVPGAILVTAATGTAIYALINAGDRGWLTATTLGTLAGAVVLYLVFAVVQRAVRSPLMDLRILTRRPVAAGTFLILAATALMIAMFFLGSFYLQHHKGYGALRTGLLFLPVALATIIGAQAAGHAIGRLGARPVAATGLAIAALGTALPVFWDGAAAVVAGISVGAAGIGGAFVAASTTALAQVAHHEAGLASGLLSTFHEFGAALGVAVVSSIAAASIAGSSSVGFTRAFTFAAATAAVAAVVSLLIVPNLKPSTGATVHAH; this is translated from the coding sequence ATGCTGGCACTGCTCGGCGTCGCGCAGTTCATGCTCATCCTGGACGTCACCGTGGTGGCGATCGCGCTGCCGCACATCGGAACGGACCTCGGCCTGGCACGCGACACACTGACCTGGGTCGTCAGCGCCTACACCCTGATGTTCGGCGGCCTGATGCTTCTCGGCGGTAGGGCAGCCGATCTCTTCGGCGCCCGCCGCGTGGTCCTGCTCGGCTTGCTCGTGTTCACCGCCGCATCCCTGATCACCGGCCTGGCCCCTGGCGCCGCGCTGCTGATCGGCGGCCGAGTCGCACAAGGTGTCGGTGCGGCGATGCTGTCGCCCGCGGCGCTGTCGGTGCTCACCAGAACCTTCCACGGGGACGAACGCAACAAGGCCCTCGGCATCTGGTCCGCGCTCGGCGGTACCGGCTCGGCGATCGGCGTACTGCTCGGCGGCGTACTGACCGCAGGCCCTGGTTGGCAGTGGGTGTTCTACATCAACGTGCCCATCGGTCTGATCGTGCTGGTGGCACTTGCCCGGATGCTGCCGGCGCACCTGCCGCCGACGACCCGAGCACGCCTCGATGTGCCGGGCGCCATCCTCGTCACCGCCGCGACCGGCACGGCCATCTACGCTCTGATCAACGCCGGGGACCGCGGCTGGTTGACCGCGACGACCCTCGGGACGCTGGCCGGTGCCGTCGTCCTGTACCTCGTGTTCGCCGTGGTGCAACGCGCCGTGCGCTCACCGCTGATGGACCTGCGGATCCTGACTCGCCGGCCGGTTGCCGCCGGCACGTTCCTCATCCTGGCCGCGACGGCTCTGATGATCGCGATGTTCTTCCTCGGGTCGTTCTACCTGCAACACCACAAGGGTTACGGGGCGCTGCGCACCGGCCTGCTGTTCCTGCCGGTCGCCCTGGCAACGATCATCGGAGCCCAGGCCGCCGGTCACGCCATCGGCCGCCTCGGTGCCCGACCGGTCGCGGCCACAGGGCTTGCGATCGCCGCGCTCGGCACCGCGCTGCCCGTGTTCTGGGACGGTGCGGCTGCGGTGGTGGCCGGGATCAGCGTCGGCGCAGCGGGCATCGGCGGCGCCTTCGTCGCCGCCTCCACAACCGCGCTGGCGCAGGTCGCTCATCACGAAGCCGGACTGGCCTCCGGTCTTCTCAGCACCTTCCACGAGTTCGGCGCCGCCCTCGGCGTCGCAGTGGTGTCCAGCATCGCGGCGGCGAGTATCGCTGGCAGCAGCAGCGTCGGCTTCACCCGCGCCTTCACCTTCGCCGCAGCGACGGCCGCTGTTGCCGCCGTCGTATCGCTGCTCATCGTCCCGAACCTGAAGCCATCCACGGGCGCGACGGTCCATGCGCACTGA
- a CDS encoding TetR/AcrR family transcriptional regulator encodes MASTGQAKTPGRRADAQRSITAILEAAVTALSRNPEASVSEIAKAAGVGRVTLYGHFPNRDDLVEAAFARAIDEGHGALDAVDLSGDARQALTRLIHSSWLLVNQSRSLLLAAQEVLPPSRIRDLHAGPVERVEGLVKRGQDEGVFRSDLSTAWLVGVMHSVMHNAADEINAGRLDSDEAPAFITATVLAAFTPPGSRVPA; translated from the coding sequence GTGGCCTCAACGGGGCAGGCGAAGACGCCGGGCAGGCGAGCCGATGCGCAGCGCAGCATCACGGCGATTCTCGAGGCCGCGGTGACGGCCTTGAGCCGCAACCCGGAGGCCAGCGTCAGCGAGATCGCCAAAGCCGCGGGCGTCGGCCGGGTCACCCTCTACGGCCACTTCCCCAACCGGGACGACCTGGTGGAGGCGGCATTCGCCAGAGCCATCGACGAGGGCCACGGCGCACTCGACGCGGTCGATCTGAGCGGCGATGCCAGGCAGGCACTCACCCGGCTGATCCATTCCAGCTGGCTGCTGGTGAATCAGTCCCGGTCCCTGCTACTGGCGGCTCAGGAGGTTCTACCGCCCAGCCGGATCCGCGACCTGCACGCCGGCCCGGTGGAGCGCGTCGAAGGCCTCGTCAAACGCGGTCAGGACGAGGGGGTGTTCCGCAGCGACCTCTCGACCGCCTGGCTGGTCGGCGTCATGCACAGCGTGATGCACAATGCCGCCGACGAGATCAACGCCGGCCGGCTGGACAGCGACGAGGCGCCAGCGTTCATCACCGCGACCGTGCTGGCTGCCTTCACTCCCCCGGGCAGCCGCGTTCCCGCCTGA